Part of the Nocardia farcinica genome, GGCCACCGTCTGCACCGACGACCAGCCGGGCCGCTCGTTCTGGGTCTTACAGGCGCCTTCGGAGGTGAGGTTGCCCGCGGCCGCGACCACCACGACGTTGCGGTCGAAGGCGTACTTCACCGCGGCGCCGAGGGCGGCGTCCTCGGGTGTCGCGCCCGCCGCCGAACAGGCCACCTCGGAGATGTTGATGACGGTGGCGCCCATGTCGACCGCACGCACCACGGCGCCGGCCAGGGTGAGCACATTGCCGTAGCCGGAGGTCGTGATGGCCCCGGACTGCTCGCCGGAGCGGCGGTCCTTGGGCTCGTAGGCCAGGCTGAGCTGGCGGATGGCGAGGATCTCCGCGTCGGGGGCGACCCCGGCGAAGGCGTCGTCGGGGCTCGGCGCGGCGGCGATGATGCCCGCGACCAGCGTGCCGTGGCCGTCGCAGTCCACGGTGCCGTCGGTGTCGGCGACGTAGTCGCCGCCCGCCTGCAGCGCGCGCAGCCGCGGATGCCGGTTGACGCCGGTGTCGATGACGGCGACCTTCTGGCCCGCGCCGCGGCTGAACTGCCAGGCCGTGGGCAGGTCGAGCACGGCCTGCGCCAGTGGCGGTTCCACCGGCGGCGCACCGGTGAGGATCGGCTCCGCGCACACCGATCGCTGCTCGGTGGGCTCGAGCGGGGCGGGCCTGCCGCTGATGGCCAGCGCCGCGCCCAGGGCGCCGTCGTCGACGACCGGCGGCCCGATCGCCGCCGCCGAGGCGGGCAGGGCGAACACCGCCGCGCCGAGAACCACGGCGGCGCCGACTGTTCCGGCGGCGCGGCGCAGCCCCAGCCGCCGGTTCATAGGTTCAGGTTCCTCGCCATCGAGTAGATGCCGAGCAGCCACAGCGCCAGCGGGATGATCGCGCAGATCAGCAGATATTCGAAGATCTCACCGGCGCGCCTGGTGACCGGGGTGATCTCGATGTGCGGACCGATCACACCGAAGGCGACCACGGCGGCGGCCAATGCCAGCAGCAGCCCACCCGAGAGCAGCCACAGCCCGGAATCGCCGAAGGCCAGGGCGGTGAGCAGGCCGGCGATCACCGACGCACCCGCCACGATCAGCGTGCCCGCCTGCACCAGATCGGCGAACGCGCGGCCGCGCAGGCACAGGATGATCGCGGTGATCACGGCCAGGGTGAGGCCCTGCCACCGCACGTGCCCCAGCGGGTCGGCGGTGCCGAGCGCGCCGACCGCCGCGACGACGGCCGCGCCGATCACCATGCCGGTCTGGTACTGATTGGCGGCCCTGGCGCGCTCGCCGAGCCCGACGGCCGAGGGCAGCGCGGTCGCACCGATCGCACCGATGCCCTCGATGGTCGGGCGCTGCTCGTGGTCGGCCGGGTCGATGGCGGCGCCCGCGGTCGGCACCGGCGGCACCGGCAGCCGGGCGGCGACGGCGGCGAGCCGCGGGATCATCGACAGCAGGATGATGGCGCCCACCAGCAGGCCGACCGCGATCCGGGGCAGCGGCGTGTCCCACACCATCCGGACCAGTGCCGCCACCCCGCCGAACAGCGCCAGCGTGACCGCCGCCGCGCAGAGGGTGGCCCCGACGCCGGTGGCACGGTACAGCCCGACGGCGATCACCAGGCTCACCGAGCAGCCGAGCATCAGGTGCGGGCTGCCCAGCTCACCGGGCACGAAAAGGGCGGCGCCGCCGAAGAACAGCAGCAGCGCCGTCAGCGACAGCCACAGCGCGGTGAGCCGGTCGTCGTACTTGCGCACCGCGATGACGGCGGCGGCGACCGCGGCCAGCCCGGCGCCGGTCGCGAGGAACGGCGCGGCGAGGCCACCACCGTGACCGCGGCCGATGGCGAACAACCCGAGCGCGAGCAGCACCACCGTCACGCAGGCGGCCAGGCCGGTCCAGCGGGCCGACCGCGGCGACCAGCTGTGGTGGTCTTCGGCGGTCAGCCGGGAGACGGCGTCGATGACGTCGTCGAACAGCGCCGGCGACTCCTTGGCCGTCACCGAGCGCAGCACCAGGAGTTCGCCGTCGTAGACCTCGGCCTCGGTCAGCGTGCGGCTGGGCGGGATGGCGTCGCGACCGAGCCGGGCCAGCGTCCAGTGCTGGGTCTCGAGCGGCGCGGCGCCCTCCTCGCTGTCCACCGGGTCGGGGTTGCGGGATTCGATCAACGCCACCAGATCCCGCATGAAGGTGGCGATCGGCACCGTCGCGGGCAGGCCCACATCCACCTGGGTGTTGCCGCCGATCACCGAGACACGGCACAGTTCGGGCTCAGCGGCTACCGCGCCGCTGCTCAGCGATTCGGTCAATTGCTGAACGACCCCAGTTCCCTACTGAACAAATCCCGACCATTACACGACCCTTGCGCATTCGCGCGCTGCGGGTACACGCGTTGCGGCGGACCGGCAGCGAAACCTAATGTATCGGACAGACTCAACGCACGCGATCGGTAGGCTGGCTGAAATATGAACGCAGGCAGTATCACTGGTGAACAGCTCGGGGGCCGGTTCCGATGAGCGGCAACCGGCAGGCTCAACGCGCCTTCGACGCGGGGGTCCTCTCGCTGGGCCTCACCATCGACGGCCAGGAGTCGACACGCGATCTCGAATACGCCAAATTGGCATTCCAGCGTGCCACCGAATGGGATCCGACGATGTGCGACGCCTGGCTCGGGCGCGCCGCCGCCGGTGAGGTGACCGGCGAGGTACTGCACAACCTCTACAAGACCAGCACCACCACGCTGTTTCGTGAGCAGCGCCGCCTCGGCCTGCCGCCGCGGGCGCTGTCGGGCCGGTTCCTCTCCGGTCTGTACATCGACTACCCGCTGGCCAGCTACACCGAGATCTGGCTGGCCAAGGCCGCGCACCTGATCTCGGAGAAGGAATTCGGCGAGGCCGAGCAGGTGCTCGACGAACTCGCCGAACACCGGCGCCGGGTGAGCACCCCCGAACCCGAGCGGGTCGCCGACGACCGGATCTGTGCGTATGTGCGCGGTGTCCTGCACTTCACCACCCAGCGCTGGCCCGACGTGATGTCGGTGCTGGCCGGCTCCGCGGAGTGGGACGACCCGTATCTGGCCGCCGGCGCGCACGTGATGGTCGGCACCGCCTGCGCGCAGCTCGGCCTGTTCGGCGAGGCGATCCGGCGGTTGGAGCAGGCCGAGGCGGGGCCGATCCCGGCGGCGCGCACCACCGCCATGTACAGCCGCGGCCTGTGCCTGCGCGAAACCGGCGAGGAGGACAAGGCGCAGGCCCTGTTCGAGAAGGTGTATTCGCAGTCACCGGATTTCGCGGCCAACACCGCGGCCATGCGCGACCGCACCTACCGCATCACGGTCACCACCAAGGAGGTGATCGACGCCCGCACCGACAAGTGGGATCCGGCCTCGGCGCCCTCGGCCGAGCAGATGCGCAACGCCGACGCCGAGGACCGCGCCAAGAAGATCCTCGCCGAGGCCCGCGCCGAACTCGACCGCCAGATCGGCCTGGAGTCGGTGAAGACGCAGGTCGCCAAGCTCCAGGCGACCGCGCAGCTGGCGAAGATCCGTGCCGAGAAGGGCATGGCGTCGGTACCGCGCGGCAACCACCTGGCCTTCACCGGCCCGCCCGGTACCGGCAAGACCACGATCGCCCGCGTGGTCGCCAAGATCTACTGCGGGGTCGGACTGCTCGAGACCGACAAGGTGGTCGAGGCCAAGCGCATGGATTTCGTCGGCCAGCACCTGGGCAGCACCGCGATCAAGACCGACAAGCTGATCGACAGCGCGATGGACGGTGTGCTGTTCATCGACGAGGCGTACACGCTGATCCAGACCGGGCTGTCCGGCGGTGACGCGTTCGGCCGGGAAGCGGTGGACACCCTGCTGGCCAGGATGGAGAACGACCGCGATCGGCTGGTCGTCATCATCGCGGGCTACGACGGCGAGATCGACCGGCTGCTGGCCGCCAACGACGGCTTGGCCTCACGCTTTGCCAAACGCCTGCAATTCCCGTCCTACACCCCCACCGAGCTGGGCCAGATCGGCAAACTCATCGCCTCCTCGCGGGATTCGGAACTCTCGGACGAGGCGCTGGCACTGCTGGAACAGGCCTGCGACGGGTTGTACCACTCCGAGCGCATCGATCAGAGCGGTCAGCCGCGGCGCGGCATCGACCTGGCGGGCAACGGGCGCTTCGTGCGCAACGTCATCGAGGCCGCCGAGGAGGAACGCGAATTCCGGCTCGCCAACGACGATTCCCTCGATCTGAGCACGGTGGACGCGTCGGTGCTGATGCGCATCGAGGCCGCCGACATGCGGGCCGCGCTCGCCGGGGTGCTGTCCTCGCTCGGAGTGACCGACCTGCCGACCGCCTGAGCGGGTCAGCGGCCGGAGGCGGCAGCGCAGCATCACCACGCAGGCCGCCCCGCTCAGGCGAAAATCCAACACCGCCTGAGTGGGTCAGCGGCCGGAGGCGGCAGCGCAGCATCACCACGCAGGCCGCCCCGCACAGGCGCGATCAAACACCGCCTGAGCGGGTCAGCGGCCGGAGGCGGCAGCGCAGCATCACCACGCAGGCCGCCCCGCTCAGGCGAGATCCAACACAGCCTGAGCCGCATCAGCGGGTGGTCGGCAGGGCGTCGTGCTGGACCAGCGCGTCGGTGGCCGACAACGTCGGACCGGGCACCAGTTGCCCGATGACGGCCCACGGGGCCAGCCGCGGTTCCTCCCCGAGTCCGAGCACCGCCGCGGTGGCCAGATCCGGGATGCCGTAGCGGATTCCGTTGTCGGCCACGTAGAACAGGCTGCCCCGGCGGGGACTGCCCGGCTCCATGCCGGTCACCTGGACGAACTCCCCCGACGACGGGCGCAGGTAGGCGGTGTCCACGCGGTCGCCGATGCCGTCGGAGGTCGCCAGGGTGACCGGAAGGGCCGATTCCGGCATCGGCGTGCGGGTGCCCGCCAGCAGCCGCACGGTGGCGCGGTCCGCGCTGCCCTCGGCGGTGGCGTCTTCGGTGGGGTCGGTCTTGCCCCAGGTCAGGCAGCTCACCGGCGCGTCCTCGGCGGACACGATCCGCGGCGCGGTCTCCGGGAAATGGTCCACCGGCAGCGTATTCAGCAGCGGGATACCGGCCAGCACATCCGGGGGCATGGTCTTGATCTGGCTCATGCCCTGGGAGTCCGCCGTGCGAATGACCTCGGCGGTGAAGGCGCTGACGCGCTGCACGCCGTCGGCGAGCACCACGTACAGCTCGCCGGAGCCGGAGCCCCCGACGGAGATGACGCCGCCGACCGGCACCTCGGCCAGCCGGCCCGGCCCCGGCTTGCCCGCGTCCGGGATATCCGGCGCGGCCAGCGGCGGCACGGCGGCGGCCGCGTCGAGCAGTCCCGCACCGACCGGGCGCGGCCGATGCCCGGACAGGTCGAGGGCCCGCGCCATCACCGAGTTGCCCGGATCGAGCGCGGCGCGTTTGCCGTCGTAGAGCAGGTAGGTGCGGTCGGCGCGGCGCACCAGCACGGCCTCGTCGGCACCCAACGCGCGAATGCGCTCGCTGAGCTGCGGTTCTCCCGCCACGACCGTCGTCTGCACGCCCGTCGCCGAAGCCGCGCTGCCGGTGACCGACAACGCCACGGTGTCGCAGATGGTCCAGTCGGAGCGGTCGCCCTGCGCGGAGCCGGGCAGCGCCGACGGCGCACCGGGAATGCCGAGCAGCGGGCCGCGCGGCTCACCGGCGAGCTTGCTGTCCTTGACCGAATGCGGCGATTCGCTGCTGCCCGCGATGAGCCGGGCCGAGGCGAGGTTGAGCACCGGATGCAGCCTGCGCTCGCCGTCCTCGCGTTCGACCACCACGTAGAGCGCGCCGCTGTCCTTGCCGACGACGATCAGCGCGTCACCGATGGCGCCCTGCGGGCGCAGGAACGCCATGATCGCCGCGCCCGCCACCACCAGCAGCCCGATCACCGCGCCGACCATCAGCGAACGGGCCTGCGACCGCATGGGGTCGTGCAGCATCCGCACATCCCGGCGCACCAGGGCGTGATCGAGCCTGCGCAACAGAAATCGGTATCCGTTGACCTGAGCCTTCGTGGTCAGCTGAGCGGGCACGTGGTCTCCATCGAATGCTTGGCTCCATCGAATGCTTCGCGGCCGGTTGTCCGGTGATTCTTTACAGTATCGCGGGCACGGGCGGCGTGCCCGGCCAGGCGGTAGGGTGAGCACGAAAGATGCCGCCGGAGCGGGTGATCCGGTGCGCGCTCGGAGCCGATCAATCGTGGACGAGGCCGTGAACGAACCGAATTCCGAATCCGCGCACAGCGCGCGAGCGAACGGAGAACCGAAATACGGTGAACGCCGCATTGCGTGACCCGGAATTCTGGTTGTTCCGCCATATTCCGTTGCGCTACATGATTCCGCTGGCATTGTTCGCGGCCTTGGCGGCCTGGGTGGCCACCGCATTCGACGCACCCGCCGCCGTGATCGCGATCGTCGTCGCGGTGGTGCTGATCGCCGGTGCGGCGCCGGTGCGGCGGCGCCACCCCCGCAATGTGGTGGGGATGATCGCGCGGGCTATCGCGTTCCGGCGTCGCCGGGTGCGGCCGGACAAGCTGCCCGCGGGCGGCGAGGCGGTGGACGTGCCGTTGGCCGAGGGCGGCAGCTACGGCGTGCGCTGGGACAACGGCCTGCTGATCACCATGATGCGGATCGACCCGCCGCCGGACGCGCTCACCCTGCTGCGCCGCGGTTCGCTGAGCACCGACCAGGTGCTGCCGCTCACCGAGATCGGCCGGTGCCTGAGCCAGTTCGACATCCAGCTCGCCTCGATCGACGTCATCAGCACCGGCGCACGCACCGCGAGTAACGGCATCGTCGCCCGCCTCTACGACAGCATCATCGGCCCGCTGCCCGCCATCGCGCACCGCACGGTGTGGCTGGTGCTGCGGCTCGACCCGCTGGCGAACGTACGCGCGGTGGACAATCGCGGCGGCGGCGCGACCGGCACCCTGCGCACCGCCATCATCGCCACCCGGCGGGTGGCCAATCGGCTCGCCGCCCTCGACATCTCCACCTCGGTGCTGACGGCGAGCGAGATGAACGCGGCCGTGCGGGTGCTCACCCGCGGTGTCGCCCTGGAGGACTTCGCGGAGACGCCGCACTCGCTCGTGCACGACGGTGTGCACCTGACCAGTTACGAGATCGGCCCGGAACTGATCGGTTCCCGCGGGTTCGCCGACATCTGGGCGACCCCGAGTATGAGCACCACGGTCACCGTGCGGTTGCGCCCCGGCGAGCAGCGGTCCGCGCAGCCCGAGGACTCCCCGCCGATCACCCTGGGCGCGCTGGTGCGCTTCGACACCGAGGCCGAGCCGGCCGCCCCGCCGGTGGCCGGTCTGCGGCCGCTGCCGGGACGGCAGTTCCGCGCCCTGCTCGACTGTCTGCCCGCCCAGTTCACCGGGCACGACGGCGTGAGCGACTACCGCGGCCCGCTCGACGCGCTGGACGGCATCGCGTTGCCGACCGCGGGCTGTGGCCAGCTGATCGGCGCCGACGAACTCGGACAGGGCATCGCCGTGCCGTTGATCGGCGAGGGCACCCGGCACCTCGAGGTGATCGGCAAGCTCGACCTGGCTCAGCAGGTGATCCTGCGCGCGATCGCGTTGGGCGCGCACGTGGTGGTGCACACCGACCGGCCGGAGGCGTGGCATTCGATGGTCGTCAACGTCGGTGACCCGTACGCGCTCTCGCTGGCCCCGCGCTTCGCGGGCACCGGCCATCCCCCCGCTCCCCCGGCCGCCGCCACGCCGGGTCCGTTCCCGGCCGCCACGGTCATCGTCTTCGACGGCATCGCGCCGACCGCGCAGGCCGGTGGTGCCACGATCGTGCACGTGCGCGCACCGCACGCACCGGCGAGTGCGGTGGACGCCGATGTGGTGCTGATCCAGGATCCCGCGGCGCCCAACTCCATCACCGTGCGCACCTCCACCGCGACCACCACGGTCACGATGGTCACCACCCCCGACGAAATGCGGTACATCGGCGAATCCCTGGTCGCCGCGCGCTGATCCGCGCGCACGACAACGGCCGGCCGACACGGTGTCGACCGGCCGTCGTGGCCCCGGGCGCTCAGAAGCTGAAGCCGTCGCCGATCTTCTGGTCGGTGCCGAGCGCGCGCTGCAGCGCGTTCTCGACGGCCGCGGCCACCTTGTTCAGGATGACCAGGGTGTCGCCGAACTCGTTGTCCCACTTGGACTTCACCGTGGTGAAGCCGGCCAGCGCCGCGTTGCCCTCCCAGGCCTGGGACAGCTTGGCGGCGGCGGTCTCGAGGTTTTCGCCCTCCTGCTGGAGCTTGGCGTAGTTCTCGTTCAAGTTGTTGAACAACTCGGTCATCGTGGCTTCGTCGTAAAGCATGTGGTCGGACATAATCCCGCCCTTCGTCTAGTGGAGTCTGTGTCCTGGAGGATCAGGCGAGCCGCAGGCCGCCGAACTCCTCGTAGCCCTGCGCGTCCATCTCACGCAGCTGCACGGTGCCCGTGCCGACCTGCTGCTCGATCTCGCGCAGCACGCCGTTGAGGCGGTGGGTCTCGGCGTCCCATTCGGCGACGGCCTGGGCGAAGGCCGTGTTCGCCTCGCCCTTCCAGCCGGCGCGCGCGGCGTCGACGGCGGTGTCGATGGCGGCCAGCGTGCGCTGGATCGCGTCGACGGCGTCGGCCATCTCGTTCTTGGCGGCTTCGGCTATGTCGTGCTGTGCTTGCACCATGACGTGTGCACCTTCCTTCTGGGTGTATGCGGTGTGCCAGAAGGTGATGCCGGGACGGCATCACCCGAGTCGGAGATGATTACTGCGGTAGCCACCTCCCCCCGGGCAAGGTTTCGATCAGCCCGGAAATCGCCTGGGCGACACGGTGATCGGTGCCCGGTGTGACGGTGGACCAGACCTGCTGGTCCGGCGCGATCCCGGGGGCGACCACGATGCGGCCACGACCGGTCTCGTACACCACGGCCGCGCAGGGCGGTCGCGTGGTCACGCCGTCGACGTGCGCGTAGGCGACGATCTCGGCGTAGGCACGGCAGGACTCGAAGGCGAGTCCGTAGCGGGGGGCGTCGCGCTCGGCGACGCCGAGGGCGTAGACGGCGTCGGTGAAGTCGGCCGACGTGCGCGCCGCCGACAGCCGCTCGGCCAGTTCGGCCGCCGGTGCGCTGAACGGCGCGACGTCGGCGGGTTCGGCCGGGCCGAGCGCGCGCAGCAGCGCGGCCACCAGCGCCGACCCGGACTCGTCCGACCAGGCGGGCTCGATCCGGATGTCGTCCCCGCGGCGCAGCGCCAGCGCGTGCCGCTCACCACGCAGCGCCAGGCACAACCTCGTCGGCGCGCCGTCACCGGGGTAGACCCGGGCCACCAGCTCGCGGTCCGGCTGGGCGAGGACGTACATCGCGTCGGCCAGTTCGGGGTCGACCTCGCCGTACCCGTCGATCAGGCCCGCGCCGGTCAGATCCGCGACGGCGCGACGCTGGGCCGCGGTCCACGCGTCGTAGGTCTGCTGGCGCGGGCCGATGCCGAGCACCAGCGGCATGGTCTGGATGCCGAGCCGTTCGGCGAGGGCGAGCACGCCGTCGTTGGTCAGGGTCGTCACGGCGCGCTCCCGGTCGTTCCGCGATCCTGCGGCACCGCACCGGGTTCCGGCGCACCGAGCACGGCGGGCGCGGCGACGATCCCCAGTTCGGCGCCGAGTGCGTCACCGACGGCGGTGGCGCCCGACGGCGATTCGTACTCCTGTTCCTGGGCGGCCGCCGCGGCGCCGACCGCGCCGGGCACCAGCGGCACCGCCGATCCGCCCGCGGGCACCGGCTGCGGCGCCGGCGCGGTGTGGGTGAGGGTTTCGGTCTCGGCGGACTGCACGAACACCGGCGCCTGGTAGGCGGTCTTGGCGCGCGGAATCGCGCCGAGGCCGTAGCCACCCGCGCGGACGACACCCGGCGCCGCGGGCGGCACCGCGCCGGCGGTCACGGGTGGCGCGGCGGCGGCCGTCTGCTCGGCCGCCAGCGCCGCGGGCGAGACGAGTGCGGGCGGTTCGCGCTGCTCCCACGGCATCGCCAGCGGCTCGGTCGCGGCCTCGTAGGCGCGCATCACCCGGGAGGCCGCGGCCTTGGCCACATCGGCATCGGCGTCGGTCTCGGCGGCCACCGCCCGGATGGGCGCGCCGAGCCCGGCGGTCATCGCCTCCAGCATGCGCTTGGCCTCGGCCAGCGCGGCCAGCTCCCCGCCGTCGGGCATCGCGAGCCGGGCCACCTCGTAGGCGGCGGCCTGGGCGTGCGCCTTCGCCGCGTGATCGGCGGCCGCACCCGCCGCCTCGATCAGCCAATCACGGAGGCCGGTCACCTTCTCGAGCACATCCCGGCTGGTGGTCGACTGCCACGCGCCCCGGAGGGTCGCCATCACCAGCTCGTATTCGACCACCGCCGCGCCGAAGCTCTCGGCGAGCCTGCCCCACGCCGCGCCGGCTTCGGCGAGCGGGACGGAGCCGGGACCGGTGCGCAGCTCACGCGCCATCCGGTCCGGCTCCATGGCCTCCCAGACGACCCCGGTGAATCCGGGCTGCGGTGGTTCGATCATCGTCGTGCTCCGTACCGGGTCCGCCCGGATCTCAGGCGGCACCGCCGGAACCGGCGCCACCGAAATCGGCGGTGTTGTCGTCCTCCGCGCGGCCGAACTCGTCGACCTGACCGCGCAGGACGGCGGCCAGCTTGCGTAGCTCGAGCACGCCCGCGGTGGCGTTCTCGGCGTAGTTCGCCGCCACCTGGTTCATGGTCTGCGCCGCGCGCGTCGACACCGCGTCCAGCCCCGCGGGTTCGACCGTCAGGGCGGGTTCGTTGTCCCGCAAGCCCTGTTCGAGCCGGTCGGCGAGGTCGTCGAGCCGCGTCGCCACCTCCCGCGCGACCGTCGGGTCGAATTGCACTCCCGCGAAATCCACTCCACCGCGAACCATGCCGAACCTCCTGATCAGAGCGTGAGATCTTTGTCGGGTGGTGCCTCTGCCGACATCTGCTCGGTCGCGCCGACCACCGGCAGCGCGACCCCCTCGATGTCGCCGACGACTTCGTCGCCGTGCTGAGCGTTGACCAGGAAGCCGGGCACCTCGCCGCTGTCGCCCGCGCCGCGCGCACCCGCCGCCCCGGCCGCGGCGCCGCCCATCGGCACCATGCCGCCGGGACTGCCCGCGGGCACGGTGCCGCCAGGCCGCGCCGTCGACCCGGTCGCGCCGAGCTCGGCGCCCGTACCGGGCACACCCGGGGAGACGCCCGCGGCCCTGGTGCCGGTGTAGGGGCTCAACGGCGTCGCGGCGGGCGCGAAGCCGCCACCACCGCCGCCGCCGACGCCGCCGCCCGCGGCGCCGCCGCCCGCACCGCCACCCAGTGCCTTCGCCTCGTCCAGCTGCTCGGCGTCCGCGGCCGCCGGATCGGCGGCCGGCTTCGGCGCCAGCAGCGCGGTGTTCGCGGCGGCCAGCTGGGTCAGGCTCTGCGCGCTCTGGCCGGCCATCGTCATGAGCGGGGTCAACATCTGCAGCATCTGCATCGCCTGCTGCATGGAGTCGACGCCCTTGGGCGCGCTGGTGATCGGGACCTTCTGTCCGGCCTGCGTCATGCTCGCCGAATGGGCGGTCAATTCGGTGCGGGTCTTGGCGATCACCGCCAGTGCCTCCGCGATCGCCTCGGTGGTCGCGGCGACCATGAACAGCTGGCCACCCGGCGAACCGAGCAGCGGGGCGGCCGCCACCATCGAGGCGACGTACTTGGCGATCACCGCCGACATCAGCCCCGCCCCGACCGCCACCGAGGTGGCCGCGCCGGTGAGCACGGCCTTCTCCTGGGTGCTCTGGGTGGCCAGCTCGGCGCCGTCCTGCTGTGCCTGGCCCGCCTTCTCGGCGGCGGCGGTAGCACCCATGCCCTGCCAGGCCGCCATCGCGGCCTGTAGTGCCGTGCTGCCCAGGGTCATCGCGGTCTGCAGCGCGGTACCGATGCCGGACAGCATCTGGGCCGGATTGGGCCCGGCACCGGCCGCGGCGTCCAGCGCGCCGGTGCCGAAACTGCTGGCCATGTCGGTGAGCGGGCGCGCGAGGGCCGCGATGTCGATCACCGGCAGCGGCGGCAGTTCGGGAAGCGGCGGCGCCGCTGCCGGATCCGGCAGCGGCGGTAACCCCATGTCCCGCAGGATGTCGTTCACGGGCCGGTCGATGAGGGGCGCGAGCACGCTGCCCCGCAACAGGTCCAGGACCGTGGGATCCACCGGCGAGGTCATGAGAGGCCGTGTGCCGCCGCGTCGAATCCGGCGACCGAGGTCGCCTCGGTGGCCTCGTAGGCGGCGGCGCTCTGCTGCGCCGTCACCGCTGTGGCCGCGTGCACGGCCGCGAGTTCCATCACCGAGGACAGATGATTGGCCTGCGCGCCGGCGAACGCGAACAGGAAATCCTGACCGATCAGGCCGAAGACCGGGACCACCGCGGCCATGGTGGCGGCCTGGTCCACGGTGCCCGCGGTCGCGACCCCGGCGGCCATCGCGGCGGCGGCGTCCGCGTATCCGCGGATGACGTCAGGTGCAGCTACGAGGTCGCTCATCGTATTCCCCGTTCCTGTAAAGGAATTGACCTACCCAGTCGAACATACCAACGAAGCGCCGGTTCTCGGAAGTTCTTTCGACTCCATCGAGACTGTGCCGCAATTTCGTGAACGAGGGATGACTACCCGGCGACTTCCTCGTTGAATGCGGTGACCAGATCCGCACGCTGCGCGAAGGCCGCCGCCGCGGCCGCGGTCGAGGTCGACACCAACGCCTGCTCGAACTCCGCCGGCGACATTGTGGAAATCCCTTGTTTGAAAGTGAGATTCAGCAGAGTGCCGTTACCGTCGACCTCGACGGTGATCGCCCCGTCCGCCGATGTCGCACTCGCCCGCACCCCCGACATGTCCTCGGCCAGGTCGCGCAGCCGGTACAGCCGCGTGCGCACGGCGGCCTCCAGCTCGTCCATCGTCTCGTACATCGGATCCCCTCTCCCGCCGCGCCATCCGCCCCGCTCGGCTACACCTCACGCAGCCAGCTGCGCGGCTGATCCTCGTATTCTTCCTCGTCGGCGAGCTCCTGACCAGCCACCTGTTCCTGGGTGGGCAATCCGAGCAACGCCAGCATCTCCGGCGCCATGCCCGCCGCCGTCAACTGCTCACGCCGCGCCACCCCGGCGCGGTTGGCCGCCTGCTTGCACAGCCGCAGCACCTGCGCCGCCAGATCGGCGGGGTCGCGGCGCAATTCCGCGGGCTCGATCGCGATGCCGCGCGGCAACCCCTGCTCGGTGGTGCGCACGGTGATCGAGCCGTCCCGCGAGGAGGCGGTCCACTCCACCGGGCCCTGCTGCTCGCTCATCGGTACTCCTGCCTGTGTCGCGGTCGGTCGGATGCGCGGCCGGTCACGGTCGTTCGTCCTTGATGGCACGCACGACCTCGGCCACCCGGATGTTGATCATCGAGATCAGCCGCTTGCGGTCCGCGGCGACGGCCAACGGCGGATGCTGGTCGTCGACGACGTAGCGGCCGTCGTCGAGCAGGTCGCGCCACTCCAGCCGGTGCCGGGTGATGCCGCGCGGCCCGAACAGCGAACGGCCCTGGATCACTTCGATACTGCCCTGGTGCTGCACCGGCTCGGCGAGAAACCGCGCGGCCCGCTCGGCCACCGAGTCGTCGAAGGAGTCCTGCACCGCGGAACGGCCGTAGCTGTAGTCGAACTCCTCGGTGTCGGCGCGCGCCGCCAGGGTGACATCGGCCAGCCGGCCCGGCGTGGCGTCGGGCATGGCGCGCACCA contains:
- a CDS encoding ESX secretion-associated protein EspG; the protein is MTTLTNDGVLALAERLGIQTMPLVLGIGPRQQTYDAWTAAQRRAVADLTGAGLIDGYGEVDPELADAMYVLAQPDRELVARVYPGDGAPTRLCLALRGERHALALRRGDDIRIEPAWSDESGSALVAALLRALGPAEPADVAPFSAPAAELAERLSAARTSADFTDAVYALGVAERDAPRYGLAFESCRAYAEIVAYAHVDGVTTRPPCAAVVYETGRGRIVVAPGIAPDQQVWSTVTPGTDHRVAQAISGLIETLPGGRWLPQ
- a CDS encoding WXG100 family type VII secretion target, which translates into the protein MVQAQHDIAEAAKNEMADAVDAIQRTLAAIDTAVDAARAGWKGEANTAFAQAVAEWDAETHRLNGVLREIEQQVGTGTVQLREMDAQGYEEFGGLRLA
- a CDS encoding type VII secretion target, which encodes MSDLVAAPDVIRGYADAAAAMAAGVATAGTVDQAATMAAVVPVFGLIGQDFLFAFAGAQANHLSSVMELAAVHAATAVTAQQSAAAYEATEATSVAGFDAAAHGLS
- a CDS encoding PPE domain-containing protein gives rise to the protein MIEPPQPGFTGVVWEAMEPDRMARELRTGPGSVPLAEAGAAWGRLAESFGAAVVEYELVMATLRGAWQSTTSRDVLEKVTGLRDWLIEAAGAAADHAAKAHAQAAAYEVARLAMPDGGELAALAEAKRMLEAMTAGLGAPIRAVAAETDADADVAKAAASRVMRAYEAATEPLAMPWEQREPPALVSPAALAAEQTAAAAPPVTAGAVPPAAPGVVRAGGYGLGAIPRAKTAYQAPVFVQSAETETLTHTAPAPQPVPAGGSAVPLVPGAVGAAAAAQEQEYESPSGATAVGDALGAELGIVAAPAVLGAPEPGAVPQDRGTTGSAP
- a CDS encoding PE family protein, with protein sequence MVRGGVDFAGVQFDPTVAREVATRLDDLADRLEQGLRDNEPALTVEPAGLDAVSTRAAQTMNQVAANYAENATAGVLELRKLAAVLRGQVDEFGRAEDDNTADFGGAGSGGAA
- a CDS encoding WXG100 family type VII secretion target — its product is MLYDEATMTELFNNLNENYAKLQQEGENLETAAAKLSQAWEGNAALAGFTTVKSKWDNEFGDTLVILNKVAAAVENALQRALGTDQKIGDGFSF
- the eccE gene encoding type VII secretion protein EccE — translated: MNAALRDPEFWLFRHIPLRYMIPLALFAALAAWVATAFDAPAAVIAIVVAVVLIAGAAPVRRRHPRNVVGMIARAIAFRRRRVRPDKLPAGGEAVDVPLAEGGSYGVRWDNGLLITMMRIDPPPDALTLLRRGSLSTDQVLPLTEIGRCLSQFDIQLASIDVISTGARTASNGIVARLYDSIIGPLPAIAHRTVWLVLRLDPLANVRAVDNRGGGATGTLRTAIIATRRVANRLAALDISTSVLTASEMNAAVRVLTRGVALEDFAETPHSLVHDGVHLTSYEIGPELIGSRGFADIWATPSMSTTVTVRLRPGEQRSAQPEDSPPITLGALVRFDTEAEPAAPPVAGLRPLPGRQFRALLDCLPAQFTGHDGVSDYRGPLDALDGIALPTAGCGQLIGADELGQGIAVPLIGEGTRHLEVIGKLDLAQQVILRAIALGAHVVVHTDRPEAWHSMVVNVGDPYALSLAPRFAGTGHPPAPPAAATPGPFPAATVIVFDGIAPTAQAGGATIVHVRAPHAPASAVDADVVLIQDPAAPNSITVRTSTATTTVTMVTTPDEMRYIGESLVAAR
- a CDS encoding YbaB/EbfC family nucleoid-associated protein, producing the protein MDELEAAVRTRLYRLRDLAEDMSGVRASATSADGAITVEVDGNGTLLNLTFKQGISTMSPAEFEQALVSTSTAAAAAAFAQRADLVTAFNEEVAG